GTAAAAGGTATGTCAGGATTGAAAATTTCTTCCATCAGCGCATCAAAGTGCTGCCGAAACTCCGGCAACAGGAGGGAGAAATCGTTGACGGGTTGCGTGCCATAACGGACCACTGGATCAAACTGGTCGTAGACGGAACGCAGGTAATAGAGGGCCGGAGAGATACGTTCACCGGGGTTCTCCTGCAGGTAAAAAAGAGCATAGATCAGCGCCTGCAGTATCTGATAGGGACGGTTGGCCTTCGATGCATCAAAAAGCCTCGCCATCTCCTTGAAGCCGGTTTCCCCCTTACCGGTTTTGTAATCGATGATCCTAAGCGACTCACCTACCCGGTCGACGCGGTCTATGCTCCCCTTGAAGCTTACCTCCAGCTGGTCACTCACCCGATAGGAGCTCTTGAAACGATATTCTGAAGCAATGTAGGTGAAGGGGGTAAACTGCTTGTCAAATTTCAAGGTTTGCTTCACATAGCTCTTCAGGATCTCACCAATGAGGTAATGCTGTCCCTCCAGGGGACGGGGATTTGCTTCATCCCGAAAATAGTAACGAGCAAATGCGTTTTCCAGAATATTGTTGAGGAGTGCTTCATCCTTCGTGAGGGAGTTAAGCACATCAGGGGTGACGACCTTCCCCATGTAGCGGTTGTAGAGTGTCTCCATCAGCCGGTGAAAAATGGAACCGAACACATCAGCCTCCACGCTCTCCTCAATGGTATCTTCTTCTGAGAGCCCTTCCAAAGCAGTGAAGTAAAACTGCAGCGGACAGTTGACATAGTTGTTCAACAGCGAGGCTGAAAACGACCGTTCATTGCCGGCACGGAATGCATCCAGTTTACGCATCACCTCGTCACTCTTGGCTACCATCACAGGAGGCACCTTGGGAGCAGACACATCATAGGTAGCCACCCGCTCTGTGATCTGAAAGGCATCGTGATAGAGATATTTCATCTGATAGAAGTAGCGGCTCACTTCACCGGTCTGCATCTCCTCTCCCGTTCTTGTATCATAAAGCAGAAAGATCCGCCTGGCACGACTGATCATCCTGTAAAAGTGATAAGCGTAGGTGCTGTCCTGTTGCTCATAGGTAGGCAGCCCAAAGCCTTTGCGGAGCGAATAGGGTATGTACGAAGTGGTTGCATTCTTCTGTGGAAAGACCCCCTCATTCATTGAGAGGATGATCAGGTTCTCAAAATCGAGTGCCCGGGTCTCCAGCACCCCCATCACCTGTAACCCTGAGAGTGGTTCACCGCTGAAAGCTACGCTGATGCCGCGTGCCAGATTTCTCAGCAGACGAAAACAGGTTTCAATCGTCATCTGCTCCACCTCACGCAGTCGGTCCTGCAGGCGGGTAACCGTCTTGTAATACTGCACGATGAATTCTCTCTCCAGATCGATGGAACGACTGCTGTCATCAGACTGATCTTCAGCGTGCTTCTCGCCGGTAAGGTGTTGATAAAGATAAATGAAAATCGATTTGAGATAATCGGGGATCTCCTCCCAACGGCTAACAGGAGTGAAAACCATCTGTAACAGGGGATGAGGAGGGATTTCAGAACGAGGCACCACGATACGGTTGTATTTGAGAATATGGTCCAGCAACTGTTCCGTTTCTACCTGCGCTGACGACGATATGAGCGGATGTCTCAACAGAGCTTTCACATAGCGGTGAAAGAAGGCCGTTTCACCCTTGAGACTGCGCAGGTTCTGTTGCAACAGAGCGACCTGTTCCACAAGGCTAGCCACTGAAGCGTGTGTCAATCCGTAGCCCATGGTCACGTTGATCTTTCCGAACTCCCGGGGAATGGAGTAGAGTACCGGCAGCAGTAGGTTCTCGTCGGGTAGAACGATGGCGGTATTGATGGCTTCATCAGGGTCGGGAATCCGACCGGAGGCTGCCAGTTCTGAAAGTATCCGGGTTACATGTCTTGCCTGACCCACACCGGAGGAGATGCCGACCAACTCAACCTGCGGCTTCACGCACTCCTGATCAACAAAAGGCAGTTGATGTTTTGAGGGAAAACGTAGCAAGTTCTCCTTCACCCGAAAGGAAGCGCGATTAGACTCCTCCTGCACGAGCGGTGAATCATAGTCCCAATAAAAATCGGCCACCCCTCTGTTGCGCAAGTGCTCCATCAGCACAGTCTCTGCAGGAGTAAGTGCATTCAGCCCCACGAACACAACCCCTCCGTTGTCGGGGGCATCAATATCACCTCTTTTGGCTCGTTCGGCAACCTCGCGGAACATCATCCCCTCATAGGCAACACCTTTCGCTTTGAGACTGTCTCTGAATGAGCTGTACAAATCATACAAAATCTTCCATGTTTGATGGAACCGCTCTTTGGTTTCATTTCCCTCAATTGGCATAAAATGGTTCCAGAAGCGGCGAATGGCCATGATCTGCTCCTCGGTAAGATGAGAAAGGTCATCATCGAGTGAACGGTAATCATGCACGTTTCGGTAGAGTTGCCGTGCATCAGCCAGGTATTTGTCGGTGTCGTCAAAATCGTTGAGCAGCATCTCACCCCAATAGAGAAAATCATCGAAAGACTCTTCCGAACGGCTGATTTCACGGTACCTGTTATAGAGAGTCACCAGCATCTCAATGCGATCGGCAGACCGGTAGGGGGAGAGGGATGTAAATAATTCACTGATGGTGATCACCCGTGGAGAGAATAGAGGCTTCCCGGCAATCTCTGCCAGATATTTCTGGAAGAAAACACCTGCACGGCGGTTGGGAAAGACAAAGGTCTCCTTATAGAGTTCGTTACCCCTCATCTGATGAAATAGAGCGGCCACCTGGGTTAAAAAAGGGATCATAGACAACAGCAAATAAAGTTAAAGGTGATTGGCTTAGATGCAAATGTATGAATAATTTACCGAAGCGAGATGTTATAATTTTCCAAAATCATGCCATTTTTCATTTAAATTAAACTAACTTGCATCTTTTTCAGCAGAGACTGTGTGACCCTATGCCAGTAGTTCAATTCGCAAATATCTCTTCTACCTACAAAGACCACCTGGATGCATTGTATGCATACGCACTTCATATGGGATTCGATGAGCAGACCGCCATGGATGCCATCCATGATCTGTTCTACAAGCTCTGTCTGCGTGAACCCACCATCGACAAATATGAGAACCTCCGTTTTTATCTGTTCCGGTCCCTCCGCAACAGGTTGATTGATATTCATCGTTCACGGCGCGAATTCACCGCTTTGGAAGTAAATGAGGAATGGGATGCTGCCGCCCCCCCCTTTCACCTTGAGGTTACTGTGGAGGATATGATGATTCTGGAGGAAGAAAAGGAAGCAATACGGAGGAAAGTTGAAAATGTGCTCGATGGTCTGACCCATCGCCAGCGTGAAATCATCTTCCTGCGATACATTCACGAATACAGTTACGAAGAGATTGCCGTGATCATGGAGATCTCGGTAGAATCGTGCCGAAACCTCCTCAGCAGGACCATCACACGTTTGAAGGAATCACACTTACCCCTTTGGCTCATCATTTTTCTCCTGCATTGAACGTTAAAAATTAAGGAGAAACCAAAACTTTTTTCGAATAATGATGATATAATACCCATGTCATCGTTTATCTTGTAAACAGTTCTTAACACAAACCCTGTTTTTGATTGATATTTATGAGTGACAATAGAGCGGAAAGAGCTCCTGTACGATACCTGACTGACGAGAAGTTCATCACGTGGATGCTTTGTCCCACGGATGAACTTGACACCTATTGGCAGCGATTCACAGAAGAGAATCCGGAAGAGAAGGCAGAACTATTGAGGGCTAAAGCTCTGTTCAGAAAGGTGAAACTCTCCTCATACAAATTGGATGAGACCACAAAAGCGAAGGCGGTTGCACGGTTGGAAAAGTCACTCCTCGACTATCAGCGAAAAAAGAAAGTGCGCAGGACGCTCATCATGACAGTCGGCACCGCAGCTGCCATACTGTTGTTGATTTTCTTACAACAGGATATGTTTCGACAGTCCGATCGCTTTTCTGACAGGTCAATCGATTATTACGTGGGTAGTGAGCTGGAATCGAAAGAGATTCAACTCTTCACCGGCAACCGGACTACCAGCTTTGAAGAAAACATCGATATAACCATCAGCAACGATCAGCGCATAGCGGTCAAAAAAGAGAGCAGCACCGATGCGGATGAGATCTCCACTGAACGTAACAGCATCAACCGTTTGGTAGTACCCCACGGCAAACGTTCAAAAGTAATGTTGCCTGACGGCACACAGATATGGCTTAACGCCGGTTCCACACTCGTATTCCCCTCTGCCTTCGATAAAAAGACACGTGAGGTGAAGCTGAGGGGAGAGATGTATGCAGAGGTGGCACATGATCCCGACCGTCCCTTCCTGGTGAAGACCGACGAACTCGATCTGAAAGTCTACGGAACAGATTTCAATCTTTCAGCATACGAGGATGCAGATCCCTGGGTGGTGCTTGTAGAGGGGAGCGTTGGCGTAAAAACGGCAGGGGGCAACGAGATGAAATTAGCGCCCAATGAGCGGATTGTGCGCAACCAGAATGGACTGCTGGAAAAAAGCAGGGTAGACGTCAGTTCCTTCGTGAGTTGGAAAGATGGGTACCTCGCTTATCAGGAGACCCCTATTGCTGAGGTCCTGAAACAGATAGAGCGGTATTACAATCTCTCTTTCAACCTCGACGACCATGTATCCCTGCAGGGGGTGACCTGCAGTGGCAAAATCATCCTCACTGATAACCTTGACAACGTGTTGACTGCCTTGACGCTGATTTCCGACACACGTTATCATCGGGAGAACAAATCAATTTACATTTATGAATAGTAGAACATTTAAAGCATAATGCCTATGAAATGAAACAAAATGGAAATGAAAAATGAAGCCGAACGATAGTGCGAATATCGTCCGGCAAGGATTCTAATTACCGTGTTTATCAATAATTAAAACAGAACAAAGATATGAATAAAAACTCTATTGCAGGCGAGCGACCTGTCAATAATCTTAAACGTGCGTTTAAAATCATGAAAGCGACATTTATCATGCTATTCTTTAGCATTCTTTATCTTCAAGCCTCAACAGGGTACGCTCAAGAGACTGAGTTGACGCTTGACCTGAAATCGACTACCATCCAAAAGGTTTTCAAAGAGATTGAAAATAAAAGCGACTTCCGTTTTCTCTTTGCAGGAAACACCGCAGAGATGATGGATAAACGTGTCGATTTGTCTGTGAAGGCTGAACACATCGATGAGATCCTCGACAGGGTTTTGTCTGAAACGACCCTTACATACAAGATTCTCGACAATCAGATCGTGGTCTTCAGGGATGCAACAAAAAGTACCGCTCCTGCCGATGCAGCTTCAAACAGTGATGCTGCACAACAGAAGAGGGAAATCAGAGGCCGCATCACCACAGCTGATGGTGAGACCGTGATTGGGGCCAACATTGTAGAGATGGGAACCACCAACGGTACCATTACCGACACCAACGGTGAATTTGTGATGGAGGTGGCCGAAGGAGCCGTGATCCACATCTCCTACATCGGTTTCCTGGAACAGGATATCAATACCAGCGGAGCAAACTTCTTCGAGGTTGTGCTGCTGGAAGACACCCAGGCACTTGAAGACCTGGTGGTGGTAGGTTATGGTGTACAAAAGAAAAAACTTGTTACCGGTGCCAACGTCTCGGTAGGAGGTGAAACATTGGAAAGACAGCATTCAATCAATGCACTCGAGGCAATGCAGGCCTATGCACCCGGTGTGAACATCACCCAAGCCTCCGGTATGCCTGGCTCAGGATTCCAGGTGAACATCCGCGGGTTGGGTACCATTGGTAACTCCGCTCCCTTATACGTGATTGACGGTGTGGCCGGCGGTGACATCAACACGTTGAACCCCTCTGACATCGAATCGATCGACGTTTTGAAAGATGCAGCCTCTGCAGCAATCTATGGTGCCCGTGCTGCCAATGGTGTGATCCTGGTCACCACCAAAACCGGTCGCAAGGGACGCATCGAAGTCAGCTACGACGGCTACTATGGTACGCAGAACGTGGCAAAGATGCCCGACCTGCTCAATGCCAAACAATATATGGAGATCTACAACGAAGAACGTGTAATCGCGCAGAACAATCCTGCGGCTGCAATTGACTTCTCCGACAAAATTCCGGGTCTCTATCAGCAGATCATGAGTGGTCAGTGGGAAGGCACCGACTGGATGGAAGAGATCCGCAATGAAAATGCACCCATCCAAAACCACGCTTTCAATCTTTCCGGCGGTTCAGACCAGTCGCTTTTCTCCCTGGGGTTCTCTTACACCTCCCAGGAAGGTGTTCTCGGCAAGCCGGTAGAGCCGCACAGCGACCGTTATACGGTACGTCTGAACAGCGACCACGTGATCCTGAAGAAAAACGGACTGGATGTGATCAAAGTAGGTGAAACCTTCAACTACAGTTATCGCAAACGCTCCGGTATCGCCATTGGCGGGATGTATTACAACGATATCCGCAACATGCTGACCGGCAGCCCGCTGGTACCGGCCTACAATGAGCAGGGTGAATTTTACGCCCGTGATGATGTGAGAGCTTCCGGCATTGAAGGCCTCTCTTCACGTCTTTACAACCCACTAGCCCAGATGGCACTCAACAGGGGGATGAACGAAACACACAACTACAACATCAACAGTAATGCCTACCTGGAGATCCAGCCGATCAAGGACCTGGTCTTCAGAAGCAGTTTTGGTTATCGGATGTTTGCCGACACCTACAGAAGTTATCAGCCCGACTATGACCTGGCTGGTGATGCAACCCTCAGTCCCGGACGCATTGCGCAATCTGGTGGCAGCGGATACAGCTGGACCCTTGACAACACGATCAATTATAAGTTCAACACCAATGATCATAACTTCGACGTCCTGGTGGGACAATCGGTAGAAAAGATTGGTTTTGGTACGAACATGAATGTGACCAATGCTTATCCGACATTCCAGGGCTACAAGCATGCCTACCTCAGCAATACAGACGGACTCACCTCAGGTGTAACAAGCATCTCCGGCGGACCGCACAGACAGGAAGCGCTGGCCTCCTTCTTCGGCAGAATCAACTATGACTACCGTGAGAAGTATTTGCTTACATTGGTAATGCGCGCTGATGGATCCTCCAACTTTGCCAAAGACAACCAGTGGGGTTATTTCCCCTCCATTTCTGCCGGTTGGGTACTGACAGAAGAGGAATTCCTGGCCGACAATGAGGTGATGAACTTCCTGAAGCTGCGTGCCAGCTGGGGACAAAACGGGAATCATGACATCGATCCGTTCCAGTACCTGAGTTTGATTGCTTTTAACGCCGAGAACAACTACCGCTTCGGAGGCGACCGCAACAAGTTGCAACTGGGCGGTTTCCCCTCTATACTTCCCAACCCCGACGTGGCATGGGAGACATCGGAACAGCTCAACTTAGGACTCGATGCTTACTTCTTTAACTCCAGGCTGCAGACCTCGTTCGATTACTATACCAAGACCACCCGCGACTGGTTGTTGCGTCAACCGGTAGCCGATGTACAGGGACCGCAGGGTGCCTTCGTCAACGCCGGTGACATCGAGAACAAGGGTTTTGAATTGGGTCTTAAATGGAACGACAACATCGGTGAACTCACCTACGGAGCACATTTCAACCTCACACGCAATGAGAACAAGGTAACCCGCATGGGTGAAAACAATGGTATCATTGAGAGCAACTACAATGTCATCTCACAGGGCACTGATCCGGTATGGCGTGTAGAGGAGGGATATCCTGTAGGCTACTTCTACGGCTACAAGACCGAAGGGGTCTTCCAGAATGCGCAGCAAATCAGCAGCTGGAGCAAAGGATTCCTGCAGAGTGACCCACAGCCGGGTGACCTGATCTTCTCCGACACCAACGGTGACAACCAGGTGACACCTGATGACAAGACCCTGATTGGCAATCCCCATCCCAAGTTCCGCACCGGTTTCGGCATCAACCTGGGATACAAGGGATTTGACTTTGCCATCACCGGTAAGGGATCCTTCGGACATCAGATCCTGAAATCCTACCGTTCTCATGCTGACAATGAGTTCCACAACTACACCACCGATATTCTGGGACGCTGGACAGGCGAAGGTACTTCCAACAAACTACCGCGCATGACAGCAGGTAACGGTGTCAACCGCATGAATGTATCGGACCTCTATATCGAAGATGGAGACTTTGTAAGGATCCAGGACATCACACTGGGGTATGATTTCAAAAATCTCTTCCCGAAAATGCCTTTCGGACAGGCACGTTTCTATGTTACCGGACGCAACCTGTTTACGTTCACAAACTACTCCGGCATGGACCCGGAAGTGGGATACGGCGACGAGCAGCCCTTCGTATCGGGCATTGATCTGGGCTTCTACCCTGCCCCATCGAGTATCCTTGTAGGAGTCAATCTGAAATTTTAAAACACATCGATGATTATGAAAAAAATACTATATATTATCCTATTTGCACTGATCTTTACCGGCTGCGAAGATTTCCTGAATTATGATCCGCTGACAGACAAAACCTCTGCCAACTTCCCGGGCACAAGCGAAGAGGTGATGCAGATGATGGCCGGTATCTACACCACCATGAACAATGAGCATCAGCTCACCGACATGAGTTACCTCTTTGTATGCGAGGTAGCCAGTGATGAAAAGCTGGGTGGCGGTGGCGTGAACGATGTGAAAGCACAGGCGTATGAAGCCTTCATGTATTCCGATCCCGACATGCTCAACCATAACTGGGAGACTACATACGAAGGCATCCACCGTGCCAATTTCGCCATCGAGAAACTGGAAACACTGGCAGACGGAATCCTCTCGGAGGAGGATAAGAATCAGTTCAAGGGAGAAGCACTCTTCCTCCGCGCATTCTTCTACCACCGCCTGGCCACACTCTACGGTAGTGTACCACTGAAAATCACCACCGAGATGGCTGATCTGGGAGGAGCATCTCCCGAGGAGATCTTCGGACAGATTGCATCAGACCTCAAAGCTGCTGTAAGCCTGCTGCCAAGCAAACCCTATTCCAACACCACAGAAGGACATGTCACCCGCTGGGCCGCTCAGGCGATGATGGCAAGGGTCTGGTTGTTCTATACCGGTTTTTACCAGAAGGGAGATCTGCCGCTGGCCGAAGGTGGTAGTGTGACAAAACAGGAAGTGATCGGCATGTTGAGCGATTGTATCACCAACAGCGGTCATACCCTGGTGGGTGATTATCACGAGTTGTGGCCCTACACCAACGAACTGACTATCCAGGACTACCCCTACATTCAGGACTACATGTCTGAAACGGGTAAGACGCTGAAATATGCAAGTGACAATGGAGCACGCAACCCTGAAACACTCTTCGCACTGAAGTTCTCCAATTTTGCCGACTGGGATATCCGCAGGGGTTATGCCAACCAGTATCAGCTATACTTCGCACTGCGCGGCCTGCAGTCGCTGGCCAATACCTATCCCTTTGCCGGTGGCTGGGGACAGGGCAACTCGATACCAAAACCTGTAGTGGATCAGTGGCTGGCAGATGAGCCGAATGACCCGAGACTCTGGGCCTCTGTGCTCGACATTGAAGCCGAGCTACCCAACTATGCCAAGGGTCAGTGGGACTTCGTACTGGAGAGCAATTACTGGGGTAAGAAATACAACGGTATCTCCGCCCGTGATGGCAACAAATACTACAACGACTACAGTGTACTCATGTATAACAATAAGGACAATCAGCAGCTGTCACATGGTGACGACCTGATATTCATCCGCTTTGCCGATGTATTGCTCATGATGTCTGAGTTGAGTGAAGACGCCCAGTACATGAACCGCGTGCGTCTGCGTGCCGGTTTGGAAGAGAAGCCCTATTCGCTGGAAAACATCCAGAAGGAACGCCGCTATGAGCTTGCCTTCGAAGGCCTCCGCTGGAACGACATGCGCCGCTGGGGTGATGCGTATACCAAGACAGCTCTTGAATCACAGATTGGTGCTCCAATTTACAACTACGGCAACGCAGCGGTATACAACGGAGTCATCAAGAACATGAATTACAGCTCCCGCTACGACGAAACCAAGGGATTCTACCCCATTCCACAGTCACAGATCAACCTCTCCAACGGCATTTTGGAACAGGTTGCAGGCTATGGCGATGGCAAGGGACTTTACCCCGGTTTCAGTAATTAAAACATAGCGATCCCGCTTTTGCGGTTTCGTTATTCATTCGCTGCTTTGTTAGTAGAGGCTGTCTCAAAACTGAGGCAGTCTCTCTTTTGTATGCAGCACTCATCAGCAAAGCATATAAAAAACCGCGGAGATTGCTCCCCGCGGTAAGTAATGGTTTTTTCAAAAAAAGTACTGATCTGTATCAAACAACTCCCTGGGCCATCATGGCGTCGGCAACCTTCATGAAGCCGGCGATGTTGGCACCTTTCACGTAGTTGATATACTTACCGTTGCGCCCGTGGGCAACGCACTGTTCGTGGATGTCGCTCATGATCTGATGCAGCCACTTATCCACCTCCTCGTTGCTCCAGGAGATGTGCATGGCGTTCTGTGTCATCTCCAGCCCGGAGCAAGCTACACCGCCCGCATTTACCGCCTTGCCCGGAGCGAAAAGCATCTCATTCTCCAGGAAGAAGTCGACAGCCTCTGCCGTACATCCCATGTTGGAAACCTCAGCCACCAATGTCACACCGTTGGCTTTCAGCTGACGCGCGTCATCCAGGTTGAGTTCATTCTGGATGGCACAGGGCAATGCAATATCAACTTTGCATTCCCATGGCTTTTTGTCAGGGAAGAAGACCGCTCCGGGGAATTCATCTGCATAGGGTGCCACCACATCGTTACCGCTGTTACGCAGCTCAAGCATAAAATCAATTTTCTCCTGCGTGTTGATTCCCTCTTCATCGTAGATGTAACCGTCGGGGCCGGAAATGGTCACCACCTTCGCCCCAAGTTCAGTAGCCTTGGTGACAGCACCCCAGGCAACATTGCCGAAGCCGGAGACGGCAACGGTCTTGCCCATCAGGCTGATCTGATGTGCAGCACACATTTTGTCCACGAAATAGAGAGCTCCGAAACCGGTTGCCTCAGGCCGCAATCGTGAACCGCCAAACGACATCCCCTTTCCGGTAAAGGTTCCTGTATGCTCACGAGCCAGTTTCTTGTACATGCCGAACATGTAGCCCACCTCACGACCGCCCACACCAATATCGCCTGCCGGCACGTCGGTATCGGGGCCGATGTTCCGCCACAACTCCATCACGAAAGCCTGGCAGAAACGCATGATCTCAGCCTGTGAACGTCCTCTGGTGGAGAAATCGGAACCTCCCTTGCCGCCACCCATCGGGAGCGTGGTGAGTGCATTCTTGAAGGTCTGTTCAAATCCTAGAAACTTGAGTGAGGAGAGGGTCACGGAAGAGTGGAAGCGAATCCCTCCTTTGTAGGGTCCGATGGCACCGTTGAACTGTACGCGGTAACCGATGTTTACCTGTACTTTCCCGTTGTCATCGACCCAGGGCACCCTGAAGGTAAATATTCGGTCGGGCTCCACGATCCGTTCAATGATGCCCGCTTTTTCAAACTCGGGGTGCTGGTTGTAGACATCTTCAATCGATACCAACACCTCTCGCACTGCCTGAAGGTATTCCGACTCACCCGGGTGTTTTGCCTCGAGTTGTGTCATTATGTCATTCACTCTCATATTATAGAAGGTTATTTTGGATAATTGTTTGACAAAGGTATAGATTAATTTGGAATTATGATACCCAAGAAGCGCTTTTTAGCAAGATTTTTGAAGGATTTTATACAGAATTCCCCAAAAACACAACAGCCTATATTCCAAGTATTTATCAAAGTATTACCAAACCATTCATTCCACTTCGGTTCTGTTGTTTTATGGTCGGAAAAATTACGTTTCATCATTTTCTTTCGCTAAAATCTGAATGAAATGAAAACCGGCCTTACCGGATTCATCAGAAA
This genomic window from Dysgonomonadaceae bacterium zrk40 contains:
- the gdhA gene encoding NADP-specific glutamate dehydrogenase, translating into MRVNDIMTQLEAKHPGESEYLQAVREVLVSIEDVYNQHPEFEKAGIIERIVEPDRIFTFRVPWVDDNGKVQVNIGYRVQFNGAIGPYKGGIRFHSSVTLSSLKFLGFEQTFKNALTTLPMGGGKGGSDFSTRGRSQAEIMRFCQAFVMELWRNIGPDTDVPAGDIGVGGREVGYMFGMYKKLAREHTGTFTGKGMSFGGSRLRPEATGFGALYFVDKMCAAHQISLMGKTVAVSGFGNVAWGAVTKATELGAKVVTISGPDGYIYDEEGINTQEKIDFMLELRNSGNDVVAPYADEFPGAVFFPDKKPWECKVDIALPCAIQNELNLDDARQLKANGVTLVAEVSNMGCTAEAVDFFLENEMLFAPGKAVNAGGVACSGLEMTQNAMHISWSNEEVDKWLHQIMSDIHEQCVAHGRNGKYINYVKGANIAGFMKVADAMMAQGVV